From a region of the Apibacter sp. B3706 genome:
- a CDS encoding regulatory protein RecX, producing the protein MLDLSQIKKKLADYCVYQDRSHYEVEQKLKELRTLNEDERGEILIWLIQNNFLNEERFSKSYARGKFYQKKWGKNKIKQGLKQKRIPTNLIDKGIEEINEEDYKSTLMELTEKKWNIIRESEVYLKKKKIYNYLLQKGYEYNLINEILKNY; encoded by the coding sequence GTGCTTGATTTGTCCCAAATAAAAAAAAAATTAGCAGATTATTGCGTCTATCAGGATCGCAGTCATTATGAGGTTGAACAAAAATTGAAAGAATTGAGAACTTTGAATGAGGATGAGAGGGGTGAAATACTCATATGGTTGATACAAAATAACTTTTTGAATGAGGAAAGATTTTCTAAATCATATGCTAGAGGGAAATTTTATCAAAAAAAATGGGGGAAGAATAAAATTAAGCAAGGATTAAAGCAAAAGAGAATTCCAACTAATTTAATAGATAAAGGGATTGAAGAAATTAACGAGGAAGATTACAAATCAACTCTCATGGAGTTGACTGAAAAAAAATGGAATATTATTAGGGAATCTGAAGTATATTTAAAAAAGAAAAAAATATATAATTATCTATTACAAAAAGGGTATGAATACAATTTAATCAACGAAATACTTAAGAATTATTAA
- the trxA gene encoding thioredoxin: protein MSKFTEIIQGDKTVLIDFSAEWCQPCKMLAPILKEVKEKIGDKATIIKIDIDKNQKLASAYHIQSVPTLIIFKKGEIKWRESGVRAAQEIIDLLNQYS from the coding sequence ATGTCAAAATTTACCGAAATAATTCAAGGAGATAAAACCGTGTTAATTGATTTTTCCGCAGAGTGGTGTCAACCCTGTAAAATGTTAGCACCAATATTGAAAGAGGTTAAAGAAAAAATTGGTGATAAAGCAACAATTATTAAAATTGATATAGATAAAAATCAAAAATTGGCAAGTGCATATCATATTCAGTCAGTACCCACCCTAATTATTTTTAAAAAAGGAGAAATAAAATGGAGAGAAAGCGGCGTAAGAGCTGCACAAGAAATTATAGATTTATTAAATCAATATTCTTAA
- a CDS encoding YciI family protein, which translates to MKQFLLLLHENNEKLRELSEQEMQALADAHMKWASKLAKTGNLISGDGLHEKGVLITGKDCVIKDGPYLESKEIIGGYYLLQSENLETIIELAKECPTHYYGGTTEIRPILNMEDYDS; encoded by the coding sequence ATGAAACAATTCCTTTTATTATTACATGAAAACAATGAAAAACTAAGAGAATTATCAGAACAAGAAATGCAGGCATTAGCTGATGCTCATATGAAATGGGCTTCAAAATTAGCAAAAACAGGAAATTTAATTTCAGGGGATGGATTACATGAAAAAGGTGTACTTATTACGGGTAAAGACTGTGTTATTAAAGACGGGCCATACTTGGAATCCAAAGAAATAATTGGAGGCTATTATTTATTACAAAGCGAAAATCTAGAAACTATTATCGAGTTAGCTAAAGAGTGCCCGACACATTATTATGGGGGAACGACAGAAATCCGTCCGATCTTGAATATGGAAGATTATGATTCCTAA
- the tssD gene encoding type VI secretion system tube protein TssD — MSFKSKLEVGGKKYNILSVNYSLAQETDPTGRPSSQTRGGRIEVTVESTGESDIFEWMTNSFERKDGKVIFVKRDSDDTLKELSFTDGYVVKYRENFDAFGANSLTETFTISARTIKMGTGKHVNEWPNT; from the coding sequence ATGTCTTTTAAATCTAAATTAGAAGTAGGGGGAAAAAAGTACAACATTTTGAGTGTTAATTATTCCTTAGCTCAAGAAACTGATCCAACCGGACGTCCATCTTCTCAGACCAGAGGTGGAAGAATTGAAGTAACAGTAGAATCAACAGGAGAATCTGATATCTTCGAATGGATGACTAATAGTTTTGAGAGAAAAGATGGTAAAGTTATCTTTGTAAAAAGAGATTCTGATGATACTTTGAAAGAATTGTCATTTACAGATGGTTATGTGGTTAAGTACAGAGAAAATTTTGATGCTTTCGGCGCCAATTCTCTAACTGAAACGTTTACTATTTCAGCAAGGACTATTAAAATGGGTACAGGTAAACATGTTAATGAATGGCCTAATACTTAA